Proteins encoded in a region of the Scyliorhinus canicula chromosome 2, sScyCan1.1, whole genome shotgun sequence genome:
- the ap4s1 gene encoding AP-4 complex subunit sigma-1 isoform X2 has translation MRDLPERINLLIKTQLQYIKEILGSNPVDCCGVQINLFRNVKILVEKRSRKETPGRDPDEGIWVRKDGEGGRTHYAKNIGWGDRQLDGQFKPQGKEIKESFKATIEGPIQEQRGKTAKAVKGAREDAEGHGGGLVEARGPACLVGSSDAAHVRYG, from the exons ATGCGTGATTTACCAGAAAGAATAAACCTCCTTATAAAAACACAGCTTCAGTACATCAAG GAGATTTTGGGTTCTAACCCAGTAGATTGCTGTGGAGTCCAAATAAATTTGTTCAGGAATGTCAAAATCCTTGTTGAAAAACGTTCCAGGAAAGAAACTCCTGGCCGGGACCCCGACGAAGGAATCTGGGTGAGAAAAGATGGTGAAGGTGGCCGCACCCATTATGCTAAAAACATTGGCTGGGGTGACAGGCAATTGGACGGCCAATTCAAGCCTCAAGGAAAGGAGATTAAAGAGTCATTCAAAGCCACCATCGAGGGCCCGATACAGGAGCAGCGGGGCAAGACTGCCAAAGCTGTAAAAGGAGCAAGGGAAGATGCTGAAGGGCATGGCGGAGGCCTTGTCGAGGCACGAGGACCAGCTTGCCTAGTTGGTAGCAGCGATGCTGCTCATGTCAGATACGGTTAA